A single window of Salvia splendens isolate huo1 chromosome 8, SspV2, whole genome shotgun sequence DNA harbors:
- the LOC121745944 gene encoding vegetative cell wall protein gp1-like, translated as MGKKRMAYKQASGKSTPTVRKETPETPPPTTEQPPNPQPQPRPPSPQAPAMVSLNALAEFLRQQDPNKDWAAALAGFSQIGGKSSLTAETPVVPTPPTSIPPSSTIPPEKRSPSTTAPSEYSEPSPPIEPMDVDPLSAYYDLDPEVTEGIEGEEKRSREEGDESERTPVAETVPQGMGREDRSERNGQKARPDEEF; from the coding sequence ATGGGAAAGAAGAGAATGGCCTACAAACAAGCCTCCGGTAAATCCACTCCCACCGTCCGTAAAGAAACCCCTGAAACACCACCGCCTACTACAGAGCAGCCACCAAACCCACAACCACAGCCGCGACCACCATCACCACAGGCTCCGGCGATGGTTTCTTTGAACGCACTGGCGGAGTTCCTCAGACAGCAGGACCCGAATAAAGATTGGGCGGCTGCGTTGGCAGGTTTTAGCCAAATCGGAGGCAAATCAAGCTTGACAGCAGAAACCCCGGTAGTACCAACCCCACCAACCTCCATTCCGCCTTCATCAACAATTCCACCAGAAAAGAGATCTCCCTCGACGACCGCACCTTCAGAATACTCGGAACCCTCCCCTCCTATTGAACCAATGGATGTTGACCCCCTTTCCGCCTATTATGACTTAGATCCAGAAGTGACCGAAGGGATAGAAGGCGAAGAGAAGAGGAGCCGGGAGGAAGGAGATGAATCGGAGAGAACACCGGTAGCGGAAACCGTTCCCCAAGGAATGGGAAGGGaggatagatctgaacgaaacgGCCAGAAAGCAAGGCCTGATGAAGAGTTTTAG